A portion of the Eulemur rufifrons isolate Redbay chromosome 30, OSU_ERuf_1, whole genome shotgun sequence genome contains these proteins:
- the LOC138378953 gene encoding toll-like receptor 13 codes for MGSENLPPPQQLWLILIGLSLLSLAETYGFSKCSQYELDIHHVFCIRKKITNLTEAISDIPGYTTHLNLTQNQIQVLLPHSFASLSALVDLRLEWNSIWKIDEGAFWGLENLSLLNLVENKIQSVNNSFEGLSNLETLLLSHNLITYIHKTAFVPLVKLKHLSLSRNLITNFSNILEAVQHLPCLEYLDLTNNSIISLNHSPRSLVSLTHLSLQGNNLTELNFSALSLPNLTALDVSRNSHQVIQNVHLETLPQLRSLNLSGTLVKLEMLLAKHLQNLREMDLSNRELRGGQLNLSTMCHLLRNLPVLEVLVFRKNPTDARGIKHLANCTRLLSLDLSQSSDLVHLNDSEFDTMPSLQRLKLNKCQLSFVSNRTWSSLQNLTALDLSHNKFKNFPDFAFSPLRCLQSLFLSRNPITELNNMAFNGLYSLKELNLAGCWIVTIDRHSFAQFPNLELLDLRDNNIRTLKCRTFQSLKKLQVLILSQNRLKAIEKNAFSGLTTLYNLDLAYNSLFGLHADIFLGLENLEVLDLSVNRITYETTRTLLFPPFMNLKSLKQLNLEGQIHGIQVVPTNFFQGLNSLQVLLLGKNPTVFLDHLQFDPLINLTKLDISGTKAGDRSLSLNNSLFQKLKRLKILRLENNNLESLTPGLFSGLESLQIFSLRFNNLKVINQSDLENLKSLMYFDLYGNKLECNCDNVWFKNWSKNTANVHIPYLQSYPCQQPNTLSLLIDFDDAMCNFDLGKVCFFCSFSLVLTTMVFSWFTAKMTPSLWYGLYIFRAWYLAKWHRTEKEFTYDAFVSFTTADEQWVYEQLVPALEEGGHPTFKLCLHHRDFEPGMDIFENIQNAINTSRKTLCVVSNHYLHSEWCRLEVQLASIKMFYEHEDVIILIFLEEIPNYKLSSYHRLRKLVNRQTFITWPDSAHERPLFWARIRNALGNKTVEKDNAQLIVVE; via the coding sequence ATGGGCTCAGAGAACCTCCCACCTCCTCAACAGCTCTGGCTTATTTTAATTGGGCTTTCTCTGCTGTCTTTGGCAGAGACATATGGGTTCAGTAAGTGCTCGCAGTATGAATTGGACATTCACCATGTGTTCTGCATTCGGAAGAAGATCACCAACTTGACAGAGGCCATTAGTGACATCCCTGGATACACCACACACCTCAACTTGACACAGAACCAAATTCAGGTCCTTCTTCCCCATAGCTTCGCTAGTTTGTCTGCTCTGGTAGACTTGCGACTGGAGTGGAATTCTATTTGGAAGATTGATGAAGGAGCCTTTTGGGGACTTGAAAACCTGTCCCTTTTGAATTTAGTAGAAAATAAGATTCAAAGTGTGAACAACTCCTTTGAGGGCCTGTCCAACTTGGAGACCTTGCTCCTAAGCCACAATCTAATTACCTATATCCACAAAACTGCCTTTGTCCCTCTTGTCAAATTGAAACATTTAAGCCTATCTCGAAACTTAATTACCAATTTTTCCAATATTCTTGAAGCAGTCCAGCATCTTCCATGCCTGGAATACCTGGATCTTACTAACAACAGCATCATCTCCTTGAACCACAGTCCCAGGTCATTGGTCTCCCTGACCCATCTGAGCCTGCAGGGGAACAATCTAACAGAGTTaaatttctctgctttgtcactGCCAAATCTGACCGCTCTGGATGTCTCACGGAACAGCCATCAAGTCATCCAGAATGTGCATCTGGAAACTCTGCCCCAGCTTAGGAGTTTGAATCTGAGTGGAACATTGGTGAAACTGGAGATGCTGCTAGCCAAACACCTGCAGAATCTGAGGGAAATGGACCTCAGTAACAGGGAGCTTAGAGGTGGTCAGTTAAACTTGAGCACAAtgtgtcacctcctcagaaaccTACCCGTATTAGAGGTTTTGGTTTTTCGGAAAAATCCTACTGATGCAAGGGGCATAAAGCACCTTGCCAACTGCACTAGGCTTTTGTCCCTTGACTTGAGCCAAAGCAGTGATCTGGTTCACCTCAATGACAGTGAGTTTGACACTATGCCCAGCCTCCAAAGGCTGAAACTAAACAAGTGCCAACTTTCCTTTGTCAGCAACAGGACCTGGAGTTCCCTCCAGAACTTGACAGCCCTAGACCTGAGCCACAACAAGTTTAAAAACTTTCCAGATTTTGCATTTTCACCATTGAGGTGCCTacaatctctctttctttctagaaACCCCATCACAGAACTCAATAATATGGCCTTCAATGGGCTGTATTCATTGAAAGAGCTCAACTTGGCTGGGTGCTGGATAGTGACAATTGACAGACACTCCTTTGCTCAGTTTCCAAATTTAGAGCTCTTAGACCTTAGAGACAACAATATTCGGACTCTGAAGTGTAGAACCTTTCAATCTCTTAAGAAGCTCCAAGTTCTGATTCTCTCCCAGAATCGCCTGAAAGCTATAGAAAAGAATGCATTTTCTGGCCTCACTACTCTATATAATCTTGACCTGGCATACAATAGCTTGTTTGGTCTTCATGCAGACATTTTCTTAGGGCTTGAAAATCTGGAAGTTTTGGATCTCAGTGTCAACAGAATTACATATGAAACCACTAGGACCTTGCTATTTCCTCCATTTATGAATCTCAAATCTTTGAAACAACTCAACTTAGAAGGACAAATACATGGGATTCAGGTTGTTCCAACCAACTTCTTCCAAGGGCTGAATAGCTTGCAGGTTCTCCTCCTAGGAAAAAATCCCACAGTATTCCTGGACCACCTCCAATTTGACCCCCTGATTAATCTGACAAAATTGGATATCTCAGGAACAAAAGCTGGCGACCGAAGTCTCAGTTTAAATAATTCCTTATTTCAAAAACTCAAAAGGCTAAAAATTCTACGCCTTGAAAATAACAACTTGGAATCATTGACCCCTGGCCTGTTCTCTGGCTTAGAAAGCCTTCAGATCTTCTCTTTAAGATTCAACAACCTAAAAGTCATTAATCAAAGTGATCTGGAGAATCTAAAGTCTTTGATGTACTTTGATCTCTATGGGAACAAACTTGAGTGCAACTGTGACAATGTATGGTTCAAGAACTGGTCAAAAAACACAGCAAATGTCCACATTCCCTATCTTCAGAGCTACCCCTGTCAGCAGCCAAATACCCTGAGTTTGTTGATAGATTTTGATGATGCTATGTGTAATTTTGACCTGGGGAAGGTCTGCTTCTTCTGTTCCTTCAGTCTGGTCCTCACAACCATGGTCTTCTCTTGGTTCACTGCCAAAATGACTCCATCTCTATGGTATGGGCTCTACATATTTAGAGCCTGGTACCTCGCCAAGTGGCACAGGACAGAGAAGGAGTTCACCTATGATGCCTTTGTCTCTTTCACCACCGCTGATGAGCAATGGGTATATGAACAGCTTGTTCCAGCCCTAGAAGAAGGTGGCCATCCCACCTTTAAGCTCTGTCTTCACCACCGGGACTTTGAACCAGGTATGGACATCTTTGAGAACATCCAGAATGCCATAAACACCAGCCGGAAAACTTTGTGTGTGGTCAGTAACCACTACCTGCACAGTGAATGGTGTAGGCTTGAAGTACAGCTAGCCAGCATAAAAATGTTCTATGAGCATGAGGATGTTATTATCTTGATCTTCTTGGAAGAGATCCCGAACTATAAGCTATCCAGCTACCACCGACTCAGGAAACTTGTGAATAGGCAGACATTTATCACGTGGCCAGACAGTGCCCACGAGAGGCCACTCTTCTGGGCTCGTATTAGAAATGCATTGGGCAACAAAACTGTGGAGAAAGACAATGCACAGCTAATTGTGGTCGAGTGA